TTCACTTTTAGTAAACGATTAATTCTTGGTAAAACCACCAGTCGTTAAATGAACATATTGAGAGTATGTCTAGGGAAATAACTTAGATGCAATGTTGAGCAAGAATTCCATCAAACAACCAAAATTACAGCAacaaaaatattgcaaaaaaaaaaccctgaccaACAATATCAAcgctttttttttgtaatgccTCACAGTGCTTGGTTGGCGTACGGCCACATTGCACCGAACATGAAGAGAAGCAATACTATTTTACTTACTGCTTTACTGTTGTTGTATGGCTATTTTACTATTTGATACAAAGTAGTAACGTTGCCACATGCTGAAAACAGCGAAGCCCACAGGAATAGGTAGTATAGGTAGTATAATGCATAGAGATACAACACGCTACAGCTAAGtttgtgattgtatattaatgtgatgacaacgcgACAGTATCAGTAATTTTAGACTGGTGATGTCTAATATTAAAGTTGCAAATaagatcactgcatttctttacctaattcttcttaagcaATGGGGCTAGGAAACGTTGTTACTTCATGAGCATATACATATGGatgtgaacagttataatataaCCCTAATTTAACCGGTAATataatttgccagctatcatgcTCTCATGACttctctggctttactctctatgatctAGTCTCATGTTGTATACAATAGTCAGCTTCGGGGAAGATGCTTGGTCAGATAGATTAATTTCCTTTCATATACTAAAAAATAAGGTTTCAGTGAAAAGTGACACATCGTGATAATTGAATCACTGAAAATTGATAAGATTTTGGAATACCGGTTATGATTGCTCGATGAGGTCATCTTAGGAAATGGCATTTACCATATGCTGTAACAAAattcaattaattaattatcaGATACTCTAATGAAGAGCTGAATGGTTGATTTACCCCTGGTATCGTTTTTACTGCGTAACCGATCGGCCAGATAAACACACCCAGTCTGCAATAGTTCAACGATGTatgccaaaacaaaaaagaaattttatctAACAACATTCATTTTAAGTACCCATGTACACCCGAATGTGTACTTTTGTGCACAGCTTGCCAGCTCTGCCGTTTATATTAGGATTTAAACTTACCGGAACATATACGTAAGAGCCATTGGTCAGCCTCTGAAGATTAAGCAAGCGGAAATTCACGTTTCCGTTCCCATCGTCTTTAAAAGGGCGGTAACTCTGATCTTCAGCTCCGAGGCTCACTCTTTTGATGTATGCTGTGACGTTCGCCGGATTTTGCTTCAAAGTTTGACAAGCAAAGTCTGAATGAGTCAGACAGAGGAACTTATGTGCTTTAAAGATACCTGTTATCATCGAAGCCACTGCATTTATGGTATTGCCCACCCTAAACTGCCTTGCCCAAGATTGTGCCGTTGACAGCTTAATTGAAAGATTGCTGTTACAGTCTATCGAATATCGATTTTGAAATCTTTCAGGTATATTGCACTTAAAATGACTCTGCCAAAACATGTCAAACCACAAAGATGTATTCGTCCACGAAGTAGGCACTTTGGTTAGATATTCAGGAAAGTCGTTCCAAGGTAATTTTGGAGCCATTGGAAGTACAACAATGGAGCCAACCGTTGCCTGTTCAGCACCAAGATTAGGTCTAAGAGAAACTGCCCAGTCCTCAAGCGCTAAAAATACCAAATCGAGCTTTTGAAATTGTATTATCTTTTGAAAAGCTATTGAATCTTCTTCCAGTCCAATGTAAACGACAACCCGGGCTACATTAGCGTTGAGAATTTTCACTATATCAGTAAGATCTTTCTCGTTTGGTGTTACTTTAATTGGAATAGGTTTTGctacacaaatattttgatcTTTTGCCTTTTCGACAGTAAGCAACATGGCCTTGTATCCATAGTTGTTGTTACTGTAAACGATGTTAACATAAGTCCAACCAAAATGCTTGATCAGCGCGACAATAACTTCTACACTATTCCTGTCACTAACAGATGTTCTGAGGGAGTAAGGGTACAGTCCCTTTTCGTCCAAATCTGGGGAGGTTGAAGCATAACTGATGATAGGTAATCGTAGACGTGTAAAGCTTTCTGCAAGTGGCAATGAAACTGAGCTGGATTCAGAACCGATTACTCCCACAACTTTAGATAGATCGATGATATCTCCCGTTTTTGGATCAGTCAACTGAGTTTCCCCTGAGAAGTATTTCGAGATTATAGAATCAGCTTTCAAAAAGCTATAGCAGTCGTCAAATATGATTGCCCCGAAATTCTTTCCAGTTTCCTGTCTCATTTTTCTAACGGTATAGAAAAAGGCCTCCACAGAAATAACAGTGTGGACCTCAGTTCGAAACGTTCCACACCCAAAAGGTTCTTCTTCTGGAGGAGCCCAGTGGAGTGAGAAGAAACCTGCTAGTAGAATCTCTCCGGGCAGGTAGACAAACCCAGGGTCATGCACGCATCCTTGACAGATCTTACCACATCGGGACAAACTCTTTGTGCTTTGATTTAGATCCAGTCTTCCATTCTCGTAGTAGGAACCGACCTGTAAACATTAGTATTATTGGTACACATAAAACCGACAAATGAAAGGATAGCAAATATAGCTCGCTCTCTCAAACTGAAAGTAAAATTCCCTTTGGTACCTTATTCATCCATGCATATATAGACCACATACTGGTCTACTAGAATAGTAGAATAGTCAAAATACAATCATAATGactaacatttttaaaaaaatgtaagtatatatatatacatgtgtatgtgtatgatcCAGAATTATGAAATTGTATGTGTTGTAATATTCGATattgtgttaaattaaacaaaacactatATCTGGGAAACTGGATATATGTCTAACAATTTCTGATGGTCAACTGGATATATTAAACAATTTCTGATGATCCACTGGATATAAATTAAACAATTCCTGATGGTCCACtgaatatatattaaacaatttcTGATGGTCAACTGGATATATTTTAAGCAATTCCTGATGGTCAACTGGATATATCTCAAACAATTTCTGTTGGTCAACTGGATATATATTAAGCAATTTCTGATGGCCAACTGgatatatattaaacaatttcTAATGATCCACTggatataaattaaataatttctgATGGCTCAGTGAACATATATTAAACAATTTCTGTTGGTCAAGTGGATATATATCAAACAATTTCTGATGGTCAACtgaatatatattaaacaatttcTGATGATCCACTggatataaattaaataaattctgaTGGTCCACTGAATATATTCCGATGGTCCGCtgaatatatattaaacaatttttgaTGGTCAACTGGATATATTTTAAGCAATTCCTGATGGTCAACTGGATATATATCAAACAATTTCTGTTGGTCAACTAGATATATATTAAGCAATTTCTGAAGGTCAACTGgatatatattaaacaatttttatAGTCAACTGGATATATATTAAGCAATTTTTAATGATCCACTggatataaattaaataatttctgATGGCTCAGtgaatatatattaaacaatttcTGATGGCCAACtggatatatattaaaaaatttcTGATGGTCAACTGGATATAAATTAAACCATTTCTGATGGTCAACTGgatatatattaaacaatttttgaTAGTCCATTggatatataaaacaatttatGATGTTGTGACGGTCACAACAGCCTTGTGGCTATTTCACTACGAATTATTAATGTGTATGGTGATTTCGCAtgcaaaagagaaaaaactatCTATGTAAAAAAAGCTAAGAAATACCTTTATGAAATCCTGCTCTGAGAATTTGTTTATGGCGAAAATCTCCTCCTCTTGTCTGTGGGTCATGTCGCCATGATCATCAAAAGATATGCTGGTTCCGGCTATCGCCATCTCAGGGACAGTGTGCCTGGCATCAAGATCGGCATACTGAAAAGAAACTTTGCGAACCTCGTTCAAAAGTTCTATGGTTTGCTTACTTTTGAGTCCATCGCAAATTCCTGGAGTTCCGTTGCATGACTTATCATGCACATGTTTGAGCGCAAAGCTCATAGCATACACAGCATGAATTACAGACGGAATATAGCTGCCTTGTTTGAACTCGGAACACCCTGCCTCAGCAAAAGGTGGTTGACATGAAGTTTGGATAAACTCACTTAACCACTGATTTGGCGTacttgaaaaattatttttggcTCTGAGCATTTCAGAGCGAACAGTTTCCCTGAACTCAACAAGCGGTAGAGATGTAGGAGATATACTCCAGACTGATCGCAGATGTCCCTGTTGCGAAGAACAGTCGAATCTGTTAATGATTTCTGTGCTCGTCCCAACGCTGTCTGGTAGTATCCACTTCAAGTTGCCGATCgaaactcttttgtcattgtACTCAGTACAAAGTCTGTTCATCAAGAATTTGACCCATTCACCCTGTCCCAAGTACACCACTCCCAGAGAGTTGTCGGCCGTTTCTGCTTGCTGCTGTAGCAGGATCTTGATGGCTTCGTTTATACCTCGTAGGTCGTCTATACTCAGCACACGGAGGACACAAATCTGATTCTGCTTGGCCAGCCGCTGTACTGAGGAAGACAGGTCGGTTGCATAGCTATCTTCTGTGTGTAATATTGCAATCACTGTCCAACCTAGCCTTTTGACAAGAGAGATAATTGCCTGGAAAGGCAAATCAGACATTATTGAGAAATGAACTTAAGATTAAAATGAGTGGGTGATACGTTAGTACAGTTTGACATGCATAATACAAACAGAAGCACAAACTTTCAACGGTTGCAGTATCCCGAAAAAATTTGATATCGTCTTTCTCTCAGGTCTTCGTGAAGTAAATAACCCACATTAAAAGATATGATGCCAAGAATTTAACCCACAGGTAGATAAACAGAAACAGAGTATCTCTCGCTGCATACGAGTGGCTCTTGACTAATGAGTGCGGCTTTCATCTCCCTTTTGTGTAAAAAGATTGCAGGTCAGAATCCACTCATTGTATACGTGGGCGTTCTGCCTTATTGAGCATTTGAAAGCTTGAGTTTATACTGAATTCTCGGGCCCAACTTATTTCGATACTCCCAGGACAAAAAGCATAGTAGCTACAGACTAGAGTACAGATTGCATGGCTATctcatatactagtatatggaATATTCAAGATGCGGAGTAGGGTAACACAGTGCgagttacggagagaaacagccccaaatgtgtTGGATTGACGTTAAGGAACATTTGCACACGTGCTTTAAATCTTCCGTAGCATAAATTGGTTAGCTAGCCTTTTCTTAGGTTGGCCTAACCAAAAGTAGCCCATAGCAATAAcacaaactgacaaataaaGTACATTTTCAGGGTCTACTTTACTGCAGCAGCCTCCTCAAATGTTCTTTACAGTCAATCCGATACATTTAGGGATGTGTCTCCAGTAAGTCTCGCAGCTGTGTTGTTCGATGAGAGTTACCCTACTCCGCTTTTAGgaatattcatgaaaaaaaatcagccaCATAGTATAGTTCCAAATTAATCAGTCATTTTTTAGATATGTTGAAAATAGGTTTCTTTTTTCATTCCAAAACAAAACTCTAGACTGCACTCTTGGCGGTCAGTTTCGAAGGACAAAAGCTACTTACAGCTTACAGTCAACAAATATTATGAATGTGTGTTTTTGGgggatttattaatttttcctGACCTTGGACTGCTTTTCGTCGGACACGGCTGTTCTGAGAACGTTTGGGTATTTGGTCTTATTGCTGAGCTCTGAGAGTGTAGTGGCCATGCCGACCAAAGGAATCCTCGTACCGTCTAGCAGACCCGACACAGCCGTGGCACTTTGGCTCCTTGTGGGACCGAGGAAACCTGAAACATACGGAATGTCCgccaaacaccagtcaaagaaagcTACAATCAAAGGAATCCACCCTCCACCCCTCACCTTCGTTGCCTTGACAGCTACAACCGTTGACCCCACGACTGAAGGCTATTTAATTTCCGAATTGACCAGTAAAAGGTTAAGGAAAAAAAGTTGAAAGCCATTTTTCCCCTTAAAGAAATGACTATGAATTTATTTGGTACTTTCATGTGTTAATCTGCAGATTAAAAAATGTGTTACCTTTATCAttatttaagtttttaaaaataccAACCTGCGAATAGTGGAGCACGCGGCTTGTCACACTTAACCAGTTTTGAGGAGAACTGCCTCCGAATGGCGCTCGTCGCACTAGCAAGCGCATATTTATCGTTCCCACAGTCATCGAACACTGTGATTCCTGTAATAAACGATTAATTTTATCCCTGATGATTTAGCATATTTTAATGTGTGTACATCATTTTTTCCACATAAAAAGTTTTCCTATTTCAATACAATGTACTGTTGTGACCAGATACTGTTTTATTGCCCTAAAGtgacacaaaatacattctgATGCAAGCCATACGCATCGAATCAAAGCTGATATAAAAGAAGGCAACACTTTATCGATCATCCATACATAACAATCatgttttattcattatataacTACCATACAGCGAGGCAATCATGTCTTGTATCTTACATAACTTTTGTGCAGGGGGACAATCATGTTTTGTTCCTTACATAACTACAATACAGGGGGACAATCATGTTTTGTTCCGTACATAACTACAATACAGGGGAACAATCATGTTTTGTTCCTTACATAACTACAATACAGGGGGACAATCATGTTTTGTTCCTTACATAACTACAATACACGGAAACAACCATATCTTCTTTCATGCACAACTACCATACAGGAAGACAATCATGTCTTGTTCCATACATAACTGTCATACAGGGAGACAATCATCTTGTTCCTTACATAACTACAATACACGGAAACAATCATGTCTTGTTCCATGCATAACTATAATA
Above is a window of Liolophura sinensis isolate JHLJ2023 chromosome 7, CUHK_Ljap_v2, whole genome shotgun sequence DNA encoding:
- the LOC135470421 gene encoding uncharacterized protein LOC135470421 gives rise to the protein MYRQGVSTLMLLIVAILWTPGSAITESCQYRTYNEPGDVNFAVISSLRSPEPNATCGDVSYRSLQALLAIKYTLSKLNSPSSVNNQSFIPGVQIGITVFDDCGNDKYALASATSAIRRQFSSKLVKCDKPRAPLFAGFLGPTRSQSATAVSGLLDGTRIPLVGMATTLSELSNKTKYPNVLRTAVSDEKQSKAIISLVKRLGWTVIAILHTEDSYATDLSSSVQRLAKQNQICVLRVLSIDDLRGINEAIKILLQQQAETADNSLGVVYLGQGEWVKFLMNRLCTEYNDKRVSIGNLKWILPDSVGTSTEIINRFDCSSQQGHLRSVWSISPTSLPLVEFRETVRSEMLRAKNNFSSTPNQWLSEFIQTSCQPPFAEAGCSEFKQGSYIPSVIHAVYAMSFALKHVHDKSCNGTPGICDGLKSKQTIELLNEVRKVSFQYADLDARHTVPEMAIAGTSISFDDHGDMTHRQEEEIFAINKFSEQDFIKVGSYYENGRLDLNQSTKSLSRCGKICQGCVHDPGFVYLPGEILLAGFFSLHWAPPEEEPFGCGTFRTEVHTVISVEAFFYTVRKMRQETGKNFGAIIFDDCYSFLKADSIISKYFSGETQLTDPKTGDIIDLSKVVGVIGSESSSVSLPLAESFTRLRLPIISYASTSPDLDEKGLYPYSLRTSVSDRNSVEVIVALIKHFGWTYVNIVYSNNNYGYKAMLLTVEKAKDQNICVAKPIPIKVTPNEKDLTDIVKILNANVARVVVYIGLEEDSIAFQKIIQFQKLDLVFLALEDWAVSLRPNLGAEQATVGSIVVLPMAPKLPWNDFPEYLTKVPTSWTNTSLWFDMFWQSHFKCNIPERFQNRYSIDCNSNLSIKLSTAQSWARQFRVGNTINAVASMITGIFKAHKFLCLTHSDFACQTLKQNPANVTAYIKRVSLGAEDQSYRPFKDDGNGNVNFRLLNLQRLTNGSYVYVPVGSYDTLTGKLQLNENSPVKFYKNNREVKKIDGSCTVQKICRMCEASTSTGESALSSSSCDSNHLHVAILVILCILVVLVVVILVFIIRRKHNKDVVIDKTNGTVVIPERRHPSEEVNPNRVANSFSPFQNPPSNYNSSYLSHNPNGTLENIDGRGTIIPQGAFSVNQQYNPTIQRAHESQYLNPASLISSSSNTESRSGTSSRKQTQHKTLDSPSGPSDRRYLRLGNSDTTFPKVLNDLPTHQNVSNTPPTLNVYTHPMRNQRLAAQNDIDHNTHPKTIVGTVHQEMKEPRESVNTYVNMKTSSRPDQNTEHDLQLNTSDEANATRSSSDFQLSNGVRGNSGTENPDDAPVTLPSTKASSTIPVVGSAPPGSPSSTFISTSSEKPNSEQRLSSFKTSTPIDRLSDLDTTCV